A segment of the Nasonia vitripennis strain AsymCx chromosome 2, Nvit_psr_1.1, whole genome shotgun sequence genome:
TCAACCTTTAATGTATGTACACGTATTATATCATGTATAAATCATTCTAGTTCTAGGTCATTGAACAAATTATTTTAGTGGTTTACGTACTTGATTATTTGCCGGTTTTACTTGTGCGGTCGATATTAACCTTTTTATTTGTTCAGAATTGAAATTAGAAACCCCAATGCTATGGGCAAGTCCCAAATGTTTGCATGTTTCCATACCTTTCCATGTTTCAAGATAATCAATATCGGCAACGATTCTTGTTCCTCGATCGGTGTATGATTTGAAATCAGTGCTTTTCTAATTTAATAGGGTGTATAAAGTGAAAAGATATTATATTAAGCGACCgtttaaaatacaaaagaataggtattaatttataaaaataaactgtaTCAGATTACTTTAAGTGCTATTGGCCAATGAATGAGGTAAAGATCTATATAATCTAGGCCAAGATCATTTAAAGATTGTTTACACGCAGGGACAACTTCACTTTCTTTATGAGCATAATATGATAACTGTAAcagtatataggtataataaaAGCATGAAACTATCttctaatataaattatttatttttaatttatcaaaccATAGACGTATTCAAGGCATATTCACCTTTGTCGTTACAAATAAATCTTCTCTTTTCACTGTTCCGTCTTTGATTTTCTCTCGAATAGCATTGccgatatatttttcattatcataaAGGTATGCAGTGTCTATGTGACGATAACCTATGTCAATTGCATATTTTACGGCTTCTTCTAGCTCTTTTGACTTAGCCtatataagtaataataaaaataaaaaaaatattatgtttataataaaatacagctATGTCTTTCTTAGTTACTATTCTTACTTTGATTTATATTGAAATGCTAATTTATGACTAATTATTCACCTTGTattctaaatttaattaactcTTTTAGAGAAGATTTTTTTGATTTGGGTTATTAGttaataatatacatatatacttacGCGAGCAGTTCCAAGCCCAAGCACTGGCATCGTATAGCCATCATTTAAAGTGACAGTAGTTTGAGACATATTAATTTACAATGTTATTGAAAGTATAAATTTTGCTATCCACTTATAAGATACAGTCTATTTAATACCTcattcatacaaaaaataatgtttaaaaatctttaatcaatttttacaaattatttCCAAAACAAATCGTCTGATTAAGTTCTGTACCATCATTCAAAGGTTATGTATGGATGCCGAAAATTTTCTTCCATTtgtgcgcgcgcacacacacatcttGCATAGTTACATGCccaattttaaaacaattttgttatgaacaataaaaaaaaaatcatttactcaacattattttgtgtatgttttcaaaagtaaccaatattttatcttaaaatttatattaaatatacgtACGATACagtaatatcaaatatttgttatgTTCTTTATTTCCTTATCTGATTTAATAAAGTACAAgcaatatatttgtaaaaaataattttattgagaCTGGTGATTGGTCGCTTTTAAATAAGTGGGTGTCTTTATGTATTACTGATTAGAACGGAATAGAAAATGGATAATATTTGGCCTCTTTTGCCctgaaataaaaagtttaaaattttaataaattttaacttgACATTATAACGTTGGAAGTGATCATACTTACTCTTCAAATGGTGCTACTCTTGCGCCACTTCCCATTTTTTCAATAGTACTCACTTCTTCAGGAGTTAGACTGAAGTCAAAAATATCCAAATTCTCCTTAATTCGTGATTTAGTTACTGATTTAGGTATTGGGGTGACGCCTAGTTGATGCTGGAACACCAAAGTTACCAACAATTTATTTGATAACCTATATGACCTGATTTGGAGATTAAAATACTCACGATAAATCTACATGCTATATTGGCTGGAGTTTTCTTATATTTCTGTGCGAGTTTTTGTATTTGTGGCTCATCCCATAAATTTTGTATACCGTGTCGATTTCCAGGCCTGCCAAGCGGTGAAAATCCTGTGACTGTTATTTCATGTTTCTTGCAAAATTCTATCAAAGGTTTTTGGTTTAAATTCATTGTCACCTCTACCTAAAACCaatttacattaaaaaaaaacaaatattattattataatatttaaaaatataccaaCTAGGACATACTTGATTATTAACAGGCTTGATTTTAGCTGATGATAACAACCTAGCTATTTGTTCAGAATTGAAGTTACTAAGACCTATACTACGTGCAAGTCCTTGGCGTTTACATTCTTCCATTCCTTTCCACGTTTCAAGATAGTCAGTGTCAGAAAACTCAATTTTCCCAGCAGCATCTCTTGGTGTTAGTGCATCTCCAGACTGGATCGTTAATTAATAAGTGCATTGATTAAACGAAAATTTGGAGTGGttacaaaataaatgattgaattTATTCATATTGCGTTACCTTGAAAGCGAATGGCCAATGAACGAGAAAGAGATCTATGTAATCAAAACCTAAGTTTTCCAGTGATTTTTTGCATGCGGGCACAACTTCATCTTCTTTATGACTATTACACCAaagctataaaaataaatccattGAACCGAGGATTCGAAAATTATAGTAGTGACATACGAAAACGCATTGACTGACCTTGGTAGTTACAAAAATGTCTTCTCTTTTAATCGTTCCATCGTTTATCTTTTCGCGGATCGCACTGCCAatctctttttcattttcatagAAGAATGCTGTATCAACGTGACGATAACCCACTTCGATTGCATACTTTACAGCTTCGGCTACTTCTCCAGGTTTGGACtagaaatcaattttcaagaaGCACATCTACagtacaatttatttttggCACGAGTTCAATGTCGACATTTTGATAGAGTTAGAAAGCTAAGTATAGTTGAACttaattttacgaaaatgcacataaaatgttaattttagCATGAGTATTGATACAGTATTTTGATAAGATTTACCAAAAAAGTGCCGAGGCCAATCATAGGCATTTTGTATCCATCGTTAAAAGTAACTGTGGGCACCGGCATGTTGACTTCGGGACGAGCTTTTGCTACTAAGTTGCGCTCGGCAGAGGTGCGTTAGGTAGATATTGCCAATACCAAAACTCTTACATAAACAATATTACACAATCAATGTTAAAACCGGTCTAGGAGCTGCTATTTATCAACATTAATAATATAGAGTTAGTAGTATCAAACCATTACTGccatataacatttttttaaattctataTACTTCTTTTTGAAATTGTGCCTATTATTATTTGACTCATTTACGAAAATAGAAATAGCGTATGTGTATAAAGAAGATAGGTCATGCGCGAAAATATATTTGAGTATAAGTCTATTTATTTGATGTTAGTTTAATGTTTACAATAGTTATTTCATAAAGTTAACTGTA
Coding sequences within it:
- the LOC100120576 gene encoding 1,5-anhydro-D-fructose reductase-like isoform X1 yields the protein MPVPTVTFNDGYKMPMIGLGTFLSKPGEVAEAVKYAIEVGYRHVDTAFFYENEKEIGSAIREKINDGTIKREDIFVTTKLWCNSHKEDEVVPACKKSLENLGFDYIDLFLVHWPFAFKSGDALTPRDAAGKIEFSDTDYLETWKGMEECKRQGLARSIGLSNFNSEQIARLLSSAKIKPVNNQVEVTMNLNQKPLIEFCKKHEITVTGFSPLGRPGNRHGIQNLWDEPQIQKLAQKYKKTPANIACRFIHQLGVTPIPKSVTKSRIKENLDIFDFSLTPEEVSTIEKMGSGARVAPFEEAKEAKYYPFSIPF